In Populus alba chromosome 4, ASM523922v2, whole genome shotgun sequence, the genomic window ctaaaaaaacaatcaaataacaatacaacTTGCCTCAGGTTAGATGCACTAAAGGTGATGTGTCTTTCTCTTGCACAACCAATTCTTTACCAAGACTCTTGCAAACTATAAATTTCTTAGTAACTATAATATTAGATGGCGACTATTGAAATTCATAATCATAACTTTATGATTACATAAAATCTTATCCCATCCTAACACCATTGCAAGAGGTGAAATGACGCCACTAGACGTTGCCCCGCAACATGATGATGACTTCATTGGGGAACACTTTGTCTAGTTGAACtaagtttttcttgtttgattatttttctatttgttttggtttgtttaattttagctcatatttttactgttttagcatgcatttttacTTTTTGTTCATGCATAGGTACATTGGGTATGTATTAATGCCTTCatacattttaattattctgaataaatctatttttaggttaggtggggagtGGCGGTCTACCTCATGACTTTCAGTCGGGGTTCATATTCATAAAACATCCAACTATAAGCTGAGTGTTTACTCGATAATGGCGATCACACTGTGCCCCAACCATTCCTTATAAACCCCTATACTGTATTCACGAAAGGTAGTCACTAGGAGCTCATAAACGCTTTTAAGACCAAGTAATGAGCCTACCATTTATGTAATGGCTTAAAACTCGCCTTTAGGGTGAAAACTCcctaataattcatttttgcATTAAGAGAGAccttatcaataattttaaactcTATAGGTTTTTCTGAGTTAAAACCAtggcttttctaaaaaaagtcTAAGATGATCAAACTATGGGTGTTTACCATCCATACATGATGTGAATCCATATGCATACATCCATTTATTGTAAATAACATACATGCACCAAGTTAAAATATAGGTCTTCAAAAAAACTCCAATTCACAAAGTCTATAACATCCGATTTTGAGTGAGAAAcatagaagatgaagaaaacacTCATTGTGATGCTCATTTCCAaaaagagttggagtctctaaAGGCTAGCGTAGCTCGCCTCACCGGTTTACTTGAGCAAACACCAAGGAATGCTTCTAGTGAAGGTCCTTCCAATAGACCTACCATTTTTGTTCAAATTCAAACGACTACTCAACccaaaatataacaagaaaacaAGCTTAGGATTCCAACATAATTCAGCATTTGTGGAATCAATAATACTAACATCAACACCTTCAGTCTTAGATACATTCACAAATGAGTCTCAGAAGACAAAGTTATCTGATGATATTGATAAAGATAAGATGACAACACTGGAATCTAGAAGTAGGGTTATTGAAAGGGGTAAACTTGTATGACCATTACATGatgcaaaaatatatatgatccCAAATATGATTATACCGAAGAAGTATTGTgctctcaaatttattaaatacattGAAACTTAATGTCCAATGACTAATATTAagtcctactgcaataaaataacaaaaatattacattgtaagaaattgttaatgtattttttttttaagataatatgAATGGAATAGCATTAAATTTATACATGaggttagataataatataaaaattttaaaataaaaaatatctaataaatatttttattgagcaatataaatataacataGATATTAGTTTTAACATGACCaactttttttaacttgaaaaaagataataaagaaAGTATAAGGAAATATTTCCACAGATGAGGagtaaatacatttttttttttaaaaaaaactacaactaaaattaaaaccctaaatGTGGAAACACACCTCTGGCTCGCTCACTTCTTAGCGCACAGCATTCCTAAATCTCCGATTCTCAAGCTCCTCAAAAACCCTAACTTGACACTGTAGCAATGAGACACTCATGGAGAGTTCTTCTCTCCCGGAAATATCCGCTATCATCTCTCAAAATTTCCAATCATTTCCAGGTACTACAGCAACACTCTCCTTCTCTACTTCGCTCTCTGTCTCCTTCACTTCACACACTTGCACTACAAAACTCTCATTTCTCTGAAACCCTACAAAAACccaatatttataacaaaaccCCATTATTTGCTCGTAATTTCTCATCTGAAGCATCATTAGTTGAGCCCACAAAAGACCCGGATCATGTTTTGCTTGTTTGTGACGCTTTTACCAAGTTTGATGAATTTGATGATATTAGTAAAGAATTGGAATTGAATAGTGTTGTTATTAGTCATGACTTggttttgaaagttttgaagTCGTTGGAATCAAAACCGGAAGTGGCCAAGAGATTTTTTGATTGGGTTTTGGAGAAGGATAGTGGGAGATTGAGCTCTAAAAGTTATAACTGGATGTTAGGGATTTTGGGGGTTAATGGTTTGGTTGTGGAATTTTGGGATTTAGTTGACAAAATGAAGATAAAGGGTCATGGCGTGTCAGGGGTCACGCGCGATAGAGTGCAGGAGAAGTTTGAGAAGGAAGGGTTAAATGATGATTTAGAGAAGTTAAAAGGGGTTTTTGCAAGGGGATCAGTGGATAACTCGGTGGAAAAGATTGGTTTGAGAGTGAGTAGGATTGTTAGGAATAAGGTATGGGGAGAGGATGTTGAAGGGGAAATTAAGCATTTGTGTGCAGAGTTTTCGAGTGACTTAGTGAAGATTGTGCTGGAGCATTTAGTGATGGAGCCAGTGAAagcattgatattttttaggtgGGTTGAGGACAGTGAGTTGTGTAAGCATGATGGAAGGAGTTATAATGCAATGGCTAGGGTTTTGGGGAGGGAGGATTGCATTGACAGGTTTTGGAAGGTAATTGATGAAATGAGGAGTAATGGGTTTGAAATGGAGACGGGGACTTTTGATACTGTTTTAGCACGGTTTATGAGTAGGAAAATGATTAAGGAGGCCATAGACTTATACGAGTTTGCAATGACTGGTGCAAATAAGCCTTCAGCTAAATGTTGCACCTATTTGTTGAGGAAAATAGTCGTTGGTAAACAGTTGGATATGGGTTTGTTTTCAAGAGTTGTGGAAATCTTTACTGGCCACGGGAATGTTTTGACAGATGCTATGCTTGATGCAGTTCTTAAAGCTCTAACTAATGTTGGTAAATTTGGTGAGTGCAATAAGGTTTTAAGAGAAATGAAGGTAGCTGGCTTTGTAGCTAGTGGTAATTTGCAGAGAAAGATTGCATTTGGGCTTACTAGTGCTGGTAAGAATGATGAAGCAAATGAATTTGTGAATCATATGGAATCATCTGGTAGAGATTTGAGTTACAAGGCTTGGGCATCTTTGATTGAAGGGCATTGTGTATCTGGGGATCTTGAAAAAGCATCTGATTGTTTCAAAATAATGGTTGAGAAAAAGGGAGTTTCTGGTGCTGGTTATGCCATTGAGTTGTTGGTAAATGCATATTGCCGCAAGAATAGAGCGATGGATGCATGCAATCTTTTGTGTGATTATGTCTGTCAAAATCAATTATGTCCTTGGCAGACTACATACAAAGTATTGATAAGTAAATTACTGGTTCAGGGTGCATTTAAGGATGCCTTAAACCTGTTGGGTTTGATGCAAAGCCATGGCATTCCACCCCATATAGATCCATTTTTTGAGTTCATATCGAAGTCTGGAACAGGTGATGATGCCATTGCTTTTATGAATGCTATGACCACTAAGAAGTTTCCATCTATATCTGTTGCTCTTCGTATGTTTAAAGCCTTTTTCAAGGCCAACAGGCATGGCGAAGCACAAGATTTCTTGTCTAAATGCCCAATTTACATTCGGAACCGTGCTGATGTTTTGAATCTCTTCTGTTCCAAGAAGTTTAGTAACGATACTACTGCTACAGATGTATCTGTGTAGGCTTTTGTTGGAGTATATGACTTAGAGTATTCTGTGATGTCAATGCAGAATGTCATTGTCTCACAAATTTTGGTACGAATGCTTTCTATACTGCTTGAAACTGTTTCCTTTCAGTGTATGATTAATTTTGTCTAGTGGAAAATAAGATTTAGTGATTCATGTTTCTGAAGTATTTCTTGCTTCTTCTTATCCTGCTGTTTTGTTTCATGCTTGCTTATAGCATGAGTCACACTTTGCATTTGAACTTCTGAAGTTATGGTCACGTAGTTGGGTTTTTACATTTTTCTTGTGCTTGAACTGCTGTGCAATTGTTAGTTGTGCTATTGAAAGAAGTAAATTTGTTTAGTTCATTCCTGTTATGCATCTGGTGTTATGGAActaatttttagttttcttgaacttttttaaataactttgcTGTCTGCCTTGATGCTGTCAAAGTGTAAGATTTACCCCCAAAACAAAACTTCCTTTATCTTTTCTCAATGacctaatgtatttttttgtcatCCTGTCTGTCTTGTGGTATGCCAAGTATTTTATCAtcttgaaataattttgtttctatacTGTGTTTGATTGATGCTCTTTGTTGCCTAAGCCTTTAAATATATTGTAGTTCTcctataaatttattgataattatgaGGTTTGAGTTAATATCCAATATAGTCGAGGTTTGGTATTAACTATGAAATCCATTTCTTGATAGAGCATCCTTTGGGAGTCAAATTGATTTGTCCCAGACATTGTAagaagagtatttttttttttttttaatgaggtaAATATTTGTCCTGTTAATAGGATCAACCTGACTAGTTGTCTTGAAACCCAATATTATAAGTGGCCCTCTGACATTTCCAGCCTTCTATCTTGGTGGTTGCAAGATAAAGGGTGGTGAATTCTATCTCTCCTGTCTGACCTATTTTGAAGCAGCAGCAGACTGGAATTTCTTCTTTGACATTTGGGTAAAAGACATTTGAAGTTAACATTTCATTGTTATTTGGCCCTCTCTGACTGTACCAAGTTGGATGGCATGACCTGGGCTTTGTGTATTGTATTTGACATAGTGTTATATAGAGACTATACTTGTGCATGTATGAGTGTATGACACATTAAAcctgtttaatttaataaaatggaAATATAAGAAACCTGTAGTAGTAGTTACAGTAAATAGTATTTGGAATCTGTGCATTGGAACCTTAAAGCtatgtttttaatgtgtttctctcttgatcccataagaaaggaaaagcagacaattttttattttactctcccgctttctttctctctatttgttgtctttaatttttttttttctttgggaagATATAGTGACGTTTAATCATGAATATCAAAAACAGAATCATCCAATACTGACCAACTATAGCATTAGGAGTATCCTCCATCCAAATATCACTATCAGTAACCTTAACACACCGAGCACATGCTACTTTGTGCCGTTGTCTCTACTCCTTACACCCAGTTTGTGGGCCAACTTAttaaaatgagattttactAATTTCAGTCTATGTTTCTTAAGaagttttttgtaatttctagcTAATTATGTGTGTTTCTTTCCCATTTGGACTGGAGTCATATCTATCATTGCAGTTGGATTCTTCCAACAAGTTATTCCTATTATAGCAGTCTAATTATTGTGTAATTCTTTCCTATTATGGAGTTTGTACCCAATTAGAGCTGGCTTCGTGCAAATCAGTTAGACAGTCTCAGCATTCCCTAGGCTGCTGTCCCTAGACTTTGTTCTCTCTTGTTTGTGTAAAAGATAACAATACAGGTACTGGACCAAGTAAaacaaggtgttttttttttttttttagagtgaaCCTTCCAAACTAAATCGTTGGCTGCTTCCTCAAACTTATGTGGAGGACACTGATTTGAGGCTGAATTTATCTTGAAATACAATAAATGCCCAGTTTTAGGCAGTAGTTGACAGGAGCTGGGAAGTATGAACatcaattttagatttgatatgAGGTCTACTACCTGCTGGCTTAATTATGTTTTGCTTTTGTGATGACgattaatgttttagtttaaccctgtacattctttttttatgttgaatctGACACTGCTCATTCTAGGCAtacaaatattgttgatttcttTGAGTTATCAAGAAATTATCTGCAGCATGATTTTCTTCTTGTCTGATAACTGCAAACTCCATtgctgtctttttcttttt contains:
- the LOC118039025 gene encoding pentatricopeptide repeat-containing protein At3g02490, mitochondrial — translated: MRHSWRVLLSRKYPLSSLKISNHFQVLQQHSPSLLRSLSPSLHTLALQNSHFSETLQKPNIYNKTPLFARNFSSEASLVEPTKDPDHVLLVCDAFTKFDEFDDISKELELNSVVISHDLVLKVLKSLESKPEVAKRFFDWVLEKDSGRLSSKSYNWMLGILGVNGLVVEFWDLVDKMKIKGHGVSGVTRDRVQEKFEKEGLNDDLEKLKGVFARGSVDNSVEKIGLRVSRIVRNKVWGEDVEGEIKHLCAEFSSDLVKIVLEHLVMEPVKALIFFRWVEDSELCKHDGRSYNAMARVLGREDCIDRFWKVIDEMRSNGFEMETGTFDTVLARFMSRKMIKEAIDLYEFAMTGANKPSAKCCTYLLRKIVVGKQLDMGLFSRVVEIFTGHGNVLTDAMLDAVLKALTNVGKFGECNKVLREMKVAGFVASGNLQRKIAFGLTSAGKNDEANEFVNHMESSGRDLSYKAWASLIEGHCVSGDLEKASDCFKIMVEKKGVSGAGYAIELLVNAYCRKNRAMDACNLLCDYVCQNQLCPWQTTYKVLISKLLVQGAFKDALNLLGLMQSHGIPPHIDPFFEFISKSGTGDDAIAFMNAMTTKKFPSISVALRMFKAFFKANRHGEAQDFLSKCPIYIRNRADVLNLFCSKKFSNDTTATDVSV